Proteins co-encoded in one Streptomyces sp. JH34 genomic window:
- a CDS encoding LacI family DNA-binding transcriptional regulator, whose protein sequence is MTSARQPAPPRPTSRDVARAAGVSQATVSLVLGEKWRGRVSAPTAERVRGSARELGYRPNFAARSLRMGRTRTALLVVPALTNEFFARVYTGAAAVAAEHDFGVVLYPSPDGTGPARDPFASARAALDGVIASSMAADALGALRGAELPLVMLDSDPADHGAAARVNLDIADGMHQVTEHLLGLGHRRFVHLASAVDTWTFAVRARALREAVEAVPGAVLRTVPAALDVRAGREAVEAALNSPGPLPTAIVCDDDILAAGACKAVRRRGLRVPDDISVTGFDDLALATAVEPELTTVRLPAEQVGERGMTALLDVLEGRPAEHHDLPVHLVARGSTAPPPGA, encoded by the coding sequence GTGACCAGCGCGCGGCAGCCTGCCCCACCCCGGCCCACCAGCCGTGACGTGGCACGGGCCGCGGGCGTCTCACAGGCCACGGTCTCGCTCGTGCTCGGCGAGAAGTGGCGGGGCAGGGTGTCGGCGCCGACAGCCGAGCGCGTCCGCGGGAGCGCCCGGGAGCTCGGCTACCGGCCGAACTTCGCGGCCCGCAGCCTGCGGATGGGCCGCACCCGCACGGCGCTGCTCGTCGTCCCCGCGCTGACCAACGAGTTCTTCGCCCGCGTGTACACCGGAGCCGCGGCCGTCGCCGCGGAGCACGACTTCGGTGTGGTCCTCTACCCGTCCCCCGACGGCACCGGCCCCGCCAGGGACCCCTTCGCCTCGGCGCGCGCGGCGCTCGACGGGGTGATCGCCTCGTCCATGGCGGCGGACGCGCTGGGAGCGCTGCGCGGCGCGGAGCTGCCGCTGGTGATGCTGGACAGCGACCCCGCGGACCATGGCGCGGCGGCGCGCGTGAACCTCGACATCGCGGACGGCATGCACCAGGTGACGGAACATCTGCTCGGCCTCGGCCACCGCCGGTTCGTGCACCTCGCGTCCGCCGTGGACACCTGGACCTTCGCGGTGCGCGCCCGGGCGCTGCGGGAGGCCGTGGAAGCCGTCCCCGGCGCCGTCCTGCGCACCGTGCCCGCCGCCCTGGACGTACGGGCGGGACGCGAAGCCGTCGAGGCGGCTCTGAACTCCCCCGGGCCCCTGCCCACCGCCATCGTCTGCGACGACGACATCCTGGCCGCCGGCGCCTGCAAGGCGGTGCGCAGACGGGGGCTGCGGGTTCCCGACGACATCTCCGTGACCGGCTTCGACGACCTGGCACTCGCCACGGCGGTGGAACCGGAGCTCACCACCGTGCGCCTCCCCGCCGAACAGGTGGGCGAGCGGGGCATGACGGCTCTGCTGGACGTCCTGGAGGGCCGCCCCGCAGAGCATCACGACCTCCCCGTCCACCTGGTGGCACGGGGCTCCACCGCACCTCCGCCCGGCGCATGA
- a CDS encoding MFS transporter: MAAGYLDILRTRHAARLLAGTLVGRLPNGTAHIAIVLFTRAEGGSYTLAGALAAAYGLATAVGQPLLGRAVDLYGQPRVQLPAAVVSALGMAALALMGLGSLPAAYAAVVVAGVSTPPLEGGLRALWPTVLGREDRVHRAYAMDAVAQEVMFTVGPLLVTVLVSLRSPAAALLVINAIGVLGALSVVLSEPSRQWRSAPREAHWLGALRSPGLLALLGAFFFVGLALGSITVAGVAYADDHGRESVYGWLMAALGLGALIGGAVYGARQWAGAPERRLRVIVALLALGYLPLMLTPGVPAMTALAALAGVFLAPAIACSFIVVDRHAPRGTVTEAFSWLVTTFGVGAAAGTAVAGPAVEVGGTGWSFAVAGAGGVAALLVLLATGRVLAAPGRTPAVVAGSENDRNGAAEPGFSSGHKA; the protein is encoded by the coding sequence ATGGCCGCGGGGTATCTGGACATCCTCCGGACGCGGCACGCCGCCCGGCTGCTGGCAGGGACGCTGGTGGGGCGGCTGCCCAACGGAACCGCCCACATCGCCATCGTCCTGTTCACCCGCGCGGAGGGCGGCAGCTACACGCTGGCCGGCGCCCTGGCGGCTGCCTACGGTCTCGCCACGGCGGTGGGACAGCCGCTGCTGGGCCGGGCCGTGGACCTGTACGGCCAGCCGCGCGTCCAGCTCCCGGCGGCCGTGGTCTCCGCGCTCGGCATGGCGGCGCTCGCCCTCATGGGCCTCGGCTCGCTGCCGGCCGCGTACGCCGCGGTCGTGGTGGCCGGTGTGTCCACACCCCCGCTGGAAGGCGGCCTGCGCGCCCTCTGGCCGACCGTCCTCGGCCGGGAGGACCGGGTGCACCGGGCCTACGCCATGGACGCGGTGGCCCAGGAGGTCATGTTCACCGTCGGCCCCCTCCTCGTGACGGTCCTGGTGTCGCTCCGATCACCGGCCGCCGCCCTCCTGGTCATCAACGCCATCGGCGTCCTCGGGGCGTTGTCCGTCGTCCTGTCCGAGCCCTCCCGGCAGTGGCGCTCGGCGCCCCGCGAGGCGCACTGGCTGGGCGCCCTGCGCTCGCCCGGCCTGCTCGCGCTGCTGGGCGCCTTCTTCTTCGTCGGGCTGGCGCTCGGCTCCATCACGGTGGCCGGTGTCGCCTACGCGGACGACCACGGCCGGGAGTCCGTGTACGGCTGGCTCATGGCCGCCCTCGGCCTCGGCGCGCTGATCGGCGGAGCGGTGTACGGGGCGCGGCAGTGGGCCGGGGCGCCCGAGCGCAGACTGCGGGTCATCGTCGCGCTGCTCGCGCTGGGCTATCTGCCGCTGATGCTCACCCCCGGTGTGCCGGCCATGACCGCGCTGGCCGCGCTCGCCGGGGTGTTCCTGGCCCCGGCGATCGCCTGCTCGTTCATCGTCGTGGACCGGCACGCGCCGCGGGGCACGGTGACCGAGGCGTTCTCCTGGCTCGTGACGACCTTCGGCGTCGGCGCGGCGGCCGGAACGGCGGTCGCGGGCCCGGCCGTCGAGGTCGGCGGCACGGGCTGGAGTTTCGCCGTCGCGGGGGCCGGTGGAGTGGCCGCGCTGCTGGTCCTGCTGGCCACCGGAAGGGTCCTCGCAGCTCCCGGGCGTACGCCCGCCGTTGTGGCCGGTTCGGAAAATGATCGAAACGGTGCTGCCGAACCCGGTTTCAGCTCAGGCCATAAGGCGTAA